A region of the Streptococcus oralis Uo5 genome:
CCAATTGGCGACGGGTAGAGCATTTTTGCGTACTTATTCTGCTTCATTTTTTTAATTTCTGATAGGCCAAACGTTCCCCATCAACTGGAACCTTACCAACCTGTTGGAAGCCTAGCTTTTCAAAGATATGCTGCATAGCCTTGTTTTGTGCATGCGTATCTGAACGAAAATCTAGATAATCAAAACCTTCAATCAAGCCTTCTAGGAAAGTCTGAGCAACACCTTGTCCTTGGACATCTGCTGCCACAGCGATACGGTGAAAGACCAGATATTCTGATTCTCCCCCCTGCCAACTCCCTTCATAAATGGCTTCATAGGCTTTCTCTGGACTCTTGGTCACAGCAGCATAGGCTAGTAGTTCTCCCTCTCCCAATGCCACATAAGCTTGACCAGAGATGATATCATCAATAATGATGTCGGCATTTGGATAGCCATTTTGCCACTGGTCACTACCAGACTCAGCTAAGCACTTTTTGGCATCCTCCATCACCTGCATAATCGCATCAACTTCGTTTGGAAAAGCTAAACGAATCTCCATCTTTTCCCCTCATTTCTAACTGTTTTCTCTCATCATAGCATATTTTAAAGCTTTCTACAAGCAGTTGAAACTTGACTTTTGTTTTTTATTATTTTATAATCTAGTTATTGAAACTAGATAAAAAGGAGTTGGAAATGAATTCTATCTTTTCCTACCCAAAATGGGAAGACATTCCAAACATTGACCTCTATCTGGATCAGGTCTTACTTTATGTCAATCAAGTCTGTGCCCCTATCTCTCCAGA
Encoded here:
- a CDS encoding GNAT family N-acetyltransferase, with the protein product MEIRLAFPNEVDAIMQVMEDAKKCLAESGSDQWQNGYPNADIIIDDIISGQAYVALGEGELLAYAAVTKSPEKAYEAIYEGSWQGGESEYLVFHRIAVAADVQGQGVAQTFLEGLIEGFDYLDFRSDTHAQNKAMQHIFEKLGFQQVGKVPVDGERLAYQKLKK